Proteins co-encoded in one Nitrospiraceae bacterium genomic window:
- the proB gene encoding glutamate 5-kinase, which yields MKRIVVKIGSNILTDGNNGLDTKRISVITADIAELIKMGYEVMIVSSGAVAAGMFKLGLKEKPKDIQLKQAAAAVGQSSLMWAYEKSFGDLGKKVAQVLLTRDDIADRKRYINSKNTLLTLISYAIVPIINENDTVATDEIKFGDNDNLAALVAGLADAERLIILSDVDGLYSSDPNRTANSVLINRVEKITAEIEKTAGSTGSAVGTGGMYSKILAAKMAIKNGIIVNIINGKKAGIMLSVVKGELQGTEFSPIKCRRSAKKNWIVDGSRAKGSINLDAGAVKALVLNCKSLLPSGILSVTGKFEIGDAVYCIDENEKRIAKGIANYSSSEIKKIKGKKTSDIEIILGYRYSDEVIHRDNLVLL from the coding sequence ATGAAAAGAATCGTTGTAAAAATAGGAAGCAATATTCTTACTGATGGGAATAATGGCTTGGATACAAAACGCATCTCGGTCATTACTGCCGACATAGCTGAGCTTATAAAAATGGGCTATGAGGTTATGATTGTATCATCAGGGGCTGTTGCTGCAGGTATGTTTAAGCTGGGGTTAAAGGAAAAACCAAAAGACATACAGCTCAAACAGGCTGCGGCAGCAGTTGGACAGAGTAGTTTGATGTGGGCTTATGAGAAAAGTTTTGGAGACTTAGGAAAGAAAGTAGCTCAGGTTCTTCTTACAAGAGATGATATTGCAGATCGAAAAAGATATATTAATTCCAAGAACACACTTCTAACATTGATCTCATATGCTATTGTTCCAATAATAAACGAGAATGACACAGTTGCAACAGACGAAATAAAATTCGGGGATAACGACAACCTTGCTGCTTTAGTTGCAGGTCTGGCTGATGCTGAAAGACTGATAATACTTTCTGATGTGGATGGACTTTATTCTTCAGATCCAAACAGAACTGCTAATTCCGTCCTGATTAACAGGGTAGAGAAAATCACAGCAGAAATAGAAAAAACAGCAGGCAGTACCGGCAGCGCCGTGGGAACAGGAGGAATGTATTCAAAGATACTTGCTGCAAAGATGGCTATTAAGAATGGAATTATTGTAAATATAATTAATGGCAAAAAAGCAGGGATCATGCTCTCTGTTGTAAAAGGCGAATTGCAAGGCACTGAATTTTCGCCGATAAAGTGCAGGAGATCTGCGAAAAAAAATTGGATAGTCGATGGAAGCCGTGCAAAAGGCAGCATTAATCTTGATGCCGGTGCTGTTAAGGCGCTTGTTTTAAATTGTAAAAGTCTTCTTCCTTCAGGGATTTTATCAGTAACCGGTAAATTTGAAATAGGGGATGCTGTTTATTGTATTGATGAAAACGAAAAACGCATTGCTAAAGGCATAGCAAACTATTCTTCATCAGAAATAAAAAAGATCAAAGGCAAGAAAACCTCTGATATCGAAATAATACTTGGTTATAGATATTCTGATGAAGTTATACATCGTGATAATCTGGTTCTACTGTGA
- a CDS encoding SEC-C domain-containing protein, with protein sequence MTDRISTEALSRIFKVQVSKEEPIRKISRKQELVYNQGDGSGTKQPLQKGRKVGRNDSCPCGSGKKFKKCCGINA encoded by the coding sequence ATGACAGACAGAATTTCGACAGAAGCATTGAGCAGAATATTTAAGGTTCAGGTCAGCAAGGAGGAACCAATAAGAAAGATTTCAAGAAAGCAGGAATTGGTATATAATCAGGGTGATGGTTCAGGGACAAAACAGCCCTTGCAAAAAGGCAGAAAAGTCGGAAGAAACGATTCTTGCCCCTGTGGAAGCGGCAAAAAATTTAAAAAATGCTGTGGTATAAATGCCTAA